The Leptospiraceae bacterium genome includes the window AATTGTAGTTTACACGCAAGACGTAGTTGAAAACACAGATACACTCATTGGCATTGAAAACAAAAAAGCCATTGTAAGCACATTAACCAACGGAATTATTGCAAGACGAGAATTAGGCGTTGGTTCGGTTTTCAACGGTAAGAGCATAAAGAAAATAAACAAAGACACCATTGTTTTAGCGGACGACACGATTGAAAAGGTGGACTATTCCTTATCAGACGAATCACTGCGGGCAATGATTAAGGAAGCAATCAAAATTCATTTTGAAAAGGAAAAAGGACTGTTTGAACAAGGAGTAAAAGCACTCACCTTGTTTTTTATTGAAAGTGACACTAATTTATTTCGTGGCGACAATCCTAAAATCAAAAACATATTTGAAGAAGAATACAAAAAGCAATACACAGAAATTATAGGGGCGAAAAATATTTCGCCCAATTATTTAAAATATTTACAAAACGACTTTGACAGCGACAACCTTTTGCAAGTTCACAAAGGCTATTTTTCAGGCGACAAAGGAAATGCTGACGAAAAAGTAAAAGCAGGAGTTGACGAAATTCTGAAAGACAAAAAGAAACTACTTTCTTTTGAAAGCCCTACACGTTTCATTTTCTCCATTTGGGCATTGCAGGAAGGTTGGGACAACCCGAATGTGTTTACCATTTGCAAATTATCCAATCAAGGAAGTGAAATATCTAAGCTGCAACAGATTGGTAGAGGTTTACGAATTTGCGTAAATCAAAACTTACAGCGTAACACACTTAAAAATCTGAATGACGACCAAGAGCATTTTTGGAAAATCAATAACCTTGATGTAGTTGTTTCCAGTAAAGAGCAGGGCTTTGTTGAAGCCATACAAAACGAGATTTTAAGCAACTCATTCCTGATTGCTGAAACCTTTACAGAGCAAGAACTCATTAAGACACTTAAAGAAAAATCGGGCTTTGATGATGATACAATAGTTACTTTGGTTGATGATATTTTGAAAGAAAAGAAAATGATTGTTCGAAAGGCAATTGTTGACGGACAAAAGATTTATGAAAAATCACCTGAGTTCTCTGCGATTTTGAAAGAACAAAATTTGCCCGAAGAACAAGCAAAAGCTATTGAAAGCTTGTTTGCTACTGATACAAATACTTATGTTCAGAAAGCTGAGAAGAAAAAAGAAAAAAAGAAAGTATTCATAAAACCAACACACCTGCAAGAGTTTCAAAATTTGTGGAACACAATCAATAAAAACGCTTTCTATGTATTAGAAACTTTGACCGCAGAACAAGAAAGCCAATTGATACAGAATATTAAAACACAAATTGAAGCCGTAAACATTGAAGAAATTTTATTGCAAACTATGCGGGCAGAACTCAATGTAAATAAATTAGATAAAGATGATGCGGTTACAAGAGAACTAAAAGATACCGTTTCATACAAAAGCAAAGTAGATTATTTGGAGTTAGTTCGCACTTTATCCAACAACACCAAAACTCCTCTTTCCTTTGTGGTAAAAGTGTTCAATGCTTTGAATGATGATTTCAAAACGAAAATGCTTTGCAACAATCCTGAACAGGCACAAAGAGAAATTTCCGAAATAATCAACAAGAACTTAATTGCAATGCTCAAAGCTAACATTAAGTATGACGGTATTTCGACAGGCTCAATATCCGGAACAGGTTTACCAAATGTATTCAAAACTGATGTTTCGACCGGCTCAACACAGGGCAAAACATACTTAGACACAGGAAGCGTTGGGAAATTCCAAAAGGATATTGCAAACGATTTTTCTCTGAAAACCAAATGGGTATTTGAAGAAGTGATTGAATATGATAGTGATTTTGAATTGGAAATTGTGGAGCAAGACCCCGATATTGACAGCATTGAAATATTCGGGAAACTTCCACGACTGAAAATCAAAACACCATTGGGAGATTACAATCCCGATTTTTGCTATGCTATCAAAAGCACAGAAGGCAACAAAATATTCCTTGTAGTGGAAGCCAAAGGTTACAAATCGTCAACTGCAATTCCAGTAGATGAAAAAGGCAAGATTGATTTTGCCAAAAAATATTTTGAGGCATTAGGTGAACACTACAGTCTTCGACAGGCTCAGACCAGCGAAAACATAAAAATTTCATTTAAAGAACGTATCAATAAAACGCAATTGGCGGCATTGATAAAGTCTGAACTATGATTTTAGTGATTAAATGATTTACTATGATTAAGCAAGAATACAAATATGAAGATGTGCATTTTGCTCAAGCAATAATCTACTTGAAAGCATACAATTTAGAAATCGGTTTACTGATAATCTTTGGCGAAAACAGCTTAAATTTCAAGAGACTAACAAATAAGAAATTCAATTCAGAAATCACACAATCACATAAATCAAAAAGATCATAGTTCAGACGAATGGAACAAAATATTATCATATACAATACAGACGATGGTAAAGCAAAAGTTGTTTTATATGCAAAGGATGGTTCTGTATGGATGAGTCAGAATCAACTGGCTGAACTTTTTGCCACCTCCGTACCCAATATTAGTATGCACATATCTAACATACTGAAAGAAGGTGAGTTACAGGCAAATTCAGTTGTTAAGGATTACTTAACAACTGCCTCTGATGGCAAACAATATAAGGTTACATTTTACTCCTTAGAAATGATTCTTGCCATAGGTTTCAGGGTACGAAGCAAAAGGGGAACACAGTTCAGGATATGGGCCAATCAAAACCTTAAAGAGTATATGATTAAAGGGTTTGTGATGGATGACGAGCGTTTGAAAAATCCCGATGGCAGACCCGATTATTTTGATGAATTACTGGAAAGAATTCGGGAGATTAGAGCTTC containing:
- a CDS encoding DEAD/DEAH box helicase family protein is translated as MTKTETKQFQYEIQSYQEDCVTNIVSLFESLRQKVNFGEVLTAHHKKNKYNFPVQDTKNIDIMMETGTGKTFTFIKTIFELSKHFGYKKFIVLIPTVPIREGTKTNLEDTKNYFKSFYANEKEKEIETFVYEGGNISAVRQFIGTSHLSVLVMTPSSFNSRDNILNRPLEKDINTPELFVSNQEPPKTYLECLKRLNPIVIMDEPHRFEGNAFKTYFDGFENYFLRFGATYPKKKDSLVLSNVAYVLDSISSFRQSLVKKIVVYTQDVVENTDTLIGIENKKAIVSTLTNGIIARRELGVGSVFNGKSIKKINKDTIVLADDTIEKVDYSLSDESLRAMIKEAIKIHFEKEKGLFEQGVKALTLFFIESDTNLFRGDNPKIKNIFEEEYKKQYTEIIGAKNISPNYLKYLQNDFDSDNLLQVHKGYFSGDKGNADEKVKAGVDEILKDKKKLLSFESPTRFIFSIWALQEGWDNPNVFTICKLSNQGSEISKLQQIGRGLRICVNQNLQRNTLKNLNDDQEHFWKINNLDVVVSSKEQGFVEAIQNEILSNSFLIAETFTEQELIKTLKEKSGFDDDTIVTLVDDILKEKKMIVRKAIVDGQKIYEKSPEFSAILKEQNLPEEQAKAIESLFATDTNTYVQKAEKKKEKKKVFIKPTHLQEFQNLWNTINKNAFYVLETLTAEQESQLIQNIKTQIEAVNIEEILLQTMRAELNVNKLDKDDAVTRELKDTVSYKSKVDYLELVRTLSNNTKTPLSFVVKVFNALNDDFKTKMLCNNPEQAQREISEIINKNLIAMLKANIKYDGISTGSISGTGLPNVFKTDVSTGSTQGKTYLDTGSVGKFQKDIANDFSLKTKWVFEEVIEYDSDFELEIVEQDPDIDSIEIFGKLPRLKIKTPLGDYNPDFCYAIKSTEGNKIFLVVEAKGYKSSTAIPVDEKGKIDFAKKYFEALGEHYSLRQAQTSENIKISFKERINKTQLAALIKSEL